The genomic DNA TACACCGAATTGCGTTTCGACCCAGACTGACCAGGCAGACAAACTCCTGCCGCCAATTCCTTACACCGGCTCTGAAGAATCTGCACTGAATCGCATCACACAAATCCTGCAACAGTTACCTCGCACGAAAATTGTGGAAGAGAAGCACAATTATGTGCATGCTGAGTGCCGCAGTTTTCTGTTCCGGTTTGTCGATGATGTCGAGTTTCTGATTGACGATTCCGAAAAACTGATCCACTTCCGCTCAGCCGCCCGCGTTGGTTATTCGGATCTGGGAGTGAACCGACAACGAATGCAGGGTTTCACACGCAAGTTTGGAGAGTCATAAGCAGATCGATGCAAAGAATACATAGCGCCTATTCAATAACATTCTGCAGCGTTTGGCAGGAGCAGACACAGCGTTTTCATGATGTTGGTGCCCAAGCGGCTGCAGAAACCATTTAAAAATGGTCTAAAGAAGTTTCAGCCCTGCCTCAAAGATTGCATTCGTATCGAATATCTGATCGTTGGATTCAAACAGTTTCGAAATCATCTGGTGATGAAGTCGCATTTTCAATCCCCCCACGCCAACGGCTCCATAGCAAATCAAGTGATCGACTTTGCGAGCTTTGTCGCTCGATTCTATTCCCTCAATTCCCAAGGGGGAGACTGCATTCAAATCGATGACAACCTGCAATTTTTTGAATTTTCGCAGGTTTTCAAGTTTGCAGAATTCCACCCCGGCTGCCCCGGCAGCGACAATGATTTCAGCATCAGCAATCAGATCGTCAATCGGCACTTCGTCATTCAGTGCGGCTGGTTCAAACAATCCCGTTTTCCCATCGATAGTCCGACACACTTGCTGAGCACGTTCGAGTTGGCGAGAAACGACTCGAACACGGCTTCCCTGTAAAGCGAGAAGTCGAGCCACGCGTCGGCCCACAGGACCAGTACCCCCAAGCACAACGGCCTGGGCTTTCTCAAGCTTCATATGAGATTGGGAATAAATGACCGCAGCCGAAGCGGTGGTATTGCAACCGTTTGAATCCATCATGACGGAGACGCGGATCGGGCCGAAGAACTGTTCCTGAATTCGTTTCATCAGGGACTCTCCTGCTTCGACGTTGCTC from Rubinisphaera italica includes the following:
- a CDS encoding DUF1499 domain-containing protein: MKLRLPKTPVGKFAACAFLAVLVFMVMMRVRAAISIPGELGVTEMKLAPCPDTPNCVSTQTDQADKLLPPIPYTGSEESALNRITQILQQLPRTKIVEEKHNYVHAECRSFLFRFVDDVEFLIDDSEKLIHFRSAARVGYSDLGVNRQRMQGFTRKFGES
- a CDS encoding NADP-dependent methylenetetrahydromethanopterin/methylenetetrahydrofolate dehydrogenase, coding for MKRILLQLDSDSHPSSFDAVTAIDGGVDQLLPYGNVSAVNVVSLVQGAMFTRSPKDLHNTAIFLGGSNVEAGESLMKRIQEQFFGPIRVSVMMDSNGCNTTASAAVIYSQSHMKLEKAQAVVLGGTGPVGRRVARLLALQGSRVRVVSRQLERAQQVCRTIDGKTGLFEPAALNDEVPIDDLIADAEIIVAAGAAGVEFCKLENLRKFKKLQVVIDLNAVSPLGIEGIESSDKARKVDHLICYGAVGVGGLKMRLHHQMISKLFESNDQIFDTNAIFEAGLKLL